The nucleotide sequence CTGGGCGAAGAGGGCCTGCTGACCGTGCTCTACCGCGCCGGGATCGAGAACGAGGTGTTCCCGCTGCTGATCTTTATTGGCGTTGGCGCCCTGACCGACTTTGGACCCTTGCTCGAAAATCCGCGGGTGGTGTTGCTGGGAGCGGCGGGACAGTTTGGCATTTTCGCCACTTTGATGCTGGCCCTGGTGCTGGGCTTCACACCCAACGAGGCGGCCTCGATCGGCATCATTGGAGCGATTGACGGCCCGACTTCGATCTATGTATCAAGCCTGCTGGCGCCCCATCTCCTGGGTCCGATCACCGTGGCCGCCTACAGCTACATGGCCCTCGTGCCGCTGATCATGCCGCCGGTGATCCGCCTGCTCACCAGCCGGCGCGAGCGGATGATCCGCATGCCCTACAGCCAGCGCGCGATCAGCAAGCGCACACGCATCATCTTCCCGATTGTCGTAACCATCGTGGTCGGCACGCTGGTGCCGTTCGCCATCCCCCTGGTCGGCTCGCTCATGCTCGGCAACCTGATGCGGGAGTCGGGGGTGGTCGAGCGCCTGACCGGGGCCGCCGCGAACGAACTGACCAACATCGTGACGTTGTTTCTTGGTCTCGCGATTGGCTCGACGATGGTCGGCGCCGAGTTTCTTCGCCTGACGACGCTGATGATCCTTGTCCTGGGCATTCTGGCCTTTGCCGTTGACACTGCTGCCGGCTTGCTGTTCGGCAAACTGCTCAGCCTGCTCAGCCGGAGGCAGATCAACCCGATCATCGGCGCGGCGGGGATCAGCGCTTTTCCTATGGCGGCGCGGGTAGTGCAGCGTGTCGCCACGGAGGAAGATTTCGAGAACTTTCTGCTCTTTCACGCCATGGGCGCCAACGCCGCCGGGCAGATCGCCAGCGTGGTCGCCGGCGGGGTGCTGCTGGCGCTGATGGGAGGGGGATGAGCAGGGAACCTGGTATTGACGCCATCGAAACCATTACCCGGCTCTACAGCGCCCGCGAGCCGGTTCCCACTCTTGGAGCGTGCTGCTTCCCTGGATGTTGGCCGATTGCCCGCAATTCACCCTGGAATCGCGCCCGCGCCGCCGCCAAGATTACGCTGGTCGCCGTCGGTCCCGCCCGCCACAATCGTTGGGGCGGCTACAAGGATCTACCGTACACGTCGCCGGACGCAGCCTGCTCGATATGACCGTTGATGCGATGGTTCGGGCCGTCGAGATGACCGCGCGGCAACCTCGCGTAACACCTCCTGAGAGACTGCGCTGCATAGGAGTTAATACGTTCAAATGAGCGATCAATCGCAACAGGTCCGGCGCTATCGAACGAACTGGCAGGATGAGATCGAGAGCGCCGCGCTCTACTGGGCGCTCGCCGAGGTCGAACGCCAGCCGAATCTTGCCGAGGTCTATCGCAGGCTCGCTGCCGTGGAGTCTGAGCATGCCCGGTTCTGGGAGGAGCAACTTCAGGCGGCCGGCGCGCCGGTACCGGCCAGGCGCCTCGGCTGGCGCACCAGGGCGCTGATCTGGCTTGCGCGCCGTTTTGGACCGGCCTTCGTATTGCCCACGATTGGCGACCTGGAACGGATGGACAGCCGCAACTACGCGGCCCAGCCGGAATCGCGCACGACGTTGCTCCCCGCGCAGGAGCGCAGTCATGCCCGCGTGTTGCAGAGCATCATCGGCGGCGCGCCGGGCGGGCTGGAGGGCGGCGTGATCGCGCAACTCGAGGGTCGGCACCGTGCCGGCAGCGGCAACGCCCTGCGCGCAGCCGTGCTCGGCGCGAGCGACGGCTTGCTCTCGAATTTTAGTCTGGTTATGGGCGTGGCCGGGGCCGACACCAGCGGGCGTAGTGTGCTGATAGCCGGGCTTGCTGGTCTGCTGGCCGGCGCATTCTCGATGGCGCTCGGCGAGTGGATTTCGGTGCAGAGCTCACGCGAGTTGTACGAGCGCCAGATCGCCATCGAGCGCGCTGAACTGGAGCAACACCCCGATGAGGAACGGGTGGAACTGGCGCTGATCTATCAGGCGAAAGGGCTGCCTGAGGATCAGGCGCAGGCTCTGGCCGCGCGCCTGATCGCCGACCGGCCCGCGGCGCTCGACACGCTGGCTCGCGAGGAGCTCGGCGTTGACCCGTCGGAGCTTGGAGGCTCGGCCTGGGAGGCGGCGATCTCGTCGTTTTTGCTCTTCGCCCTTGGCGCGATCGTTCCTGTCGCTCCCTTCTTCTTCATCGGCGGCCCCGAGGCGGCGGCGGCGAGCGTGGCCCTCAGCGCCCTGGGGTTGTTTGGCATCGGCGCCGCGATCACCCTCCTGACCGGTCGAAGCGTCTGGTATTCAGGTGCGCGGCAGGTGCTGGTAGGCCTGCTCGCAGCCGGGATCACCTTCGGCATTGGCCGGTTGATCGGTGTATCCATAGGTGGCTAGCGATTTCATCTCGGGTTCATGGTTCTGCGCTACCCTTGCTTTGTCAGAATGAAGTCCAGGAGAGCAGACACGCTTCAGCGGAATATCGCCACATACAGGCGCTGCTGGCGCTCAGGCTTCGCTTGCAGCAGCGGCCGCGGGAGCGACAGGTAAGGCGCTGCTATGCGGGTTCTGATTGTTGAAGACGAGCGGATTATCGCCGCGTATGTCAGGCGCGGCCTCGAGGAGCAAGGTTATGCCGTCGATGGATAAACCACCGGTGAGCAGGCGCACACGCGCTCACCGGATAGTAGGTGGTGGCTGCATTCCAAGAGTTCTCTGATGATGGAAAAGCTACGAGAACGCCGCCAGGACGCACGTCGGATATGGCTCCAATACGCGCTCGCTGCGCTGAGTCTGGGGCTGGTGCTCCGGTTGGCGCTGCGAGCCATTGACACCAGAGAGCTATGGCAGGTATTGACTACCGCCAATCCGTGGTGGCTGCTTGCGGCATTAACGTTCAAATTGCCGACCCCCCCGGCACTGCGGCGCTCTATGCCAGGGTGCTCTGGCTTCCGGGTCATCACGTGCGTACCGCCGGTTTCTGGTTGATCGCGCAGATGGCCATTGTCATCAACGTCGCCTTCCCGGCCGGCCTGGTAGCGATGGGCGCGTTTCTGCTCCACGTCTTTCGCCGCACTGATGGTTGGGCAGAATCTCCAGGGTTGCCATGCGGAGCTGCACGCGCAGAGCGACTACGAAATCAATGTGCGCGCCGAACGTGAGATTGATGCCATTCTCCAGCATCTCGAGTACCAGAATGCGCTCCTTCATAAGCTCCTTGCCCATGCCGGAATACAGGTTGAGCCGTCAGACATCCAACCGCGAAGGCATGACACTTCGGAGCGAACCGGGGCGTAATTCACGGCGAAGAGCAACAAGGCCAGGCGCTTGCATGCCTGACCTCGCGGGTTCCTATGGCTGGCGTGAGACGGTCCAGGCGCTACGGCTCGACGGCGGCTGCGGGAAGTGTGGCGCGCTCGCCCTCAACTTCTTCGTGTTCGACCTCGTTGGCCTCCTCGTGCTCGTCCGACTGGTCGGTGCTGGCGCGGCACGTTCGAAGGAGGCATGATGCTACTCGCGCTACATGTCGCGGTGCTGTGATCGCGGAAACGTCAGCCCCGGGAGACTACCTACTCCGTGCACGAAGTTGGAAGAGGCCCTATAATGCCTA is from Chloroflexaceae bacterium and encodes:
- a CDS encoding VIT1/CCC1 family protein, with protein sequence MSDQSQQVRRYRTNWQDEIESAALYWALAEVERQPNLAEVYRRLAAVESEHARFWEEQLQAAGAPVPARRLGWRTRALIWLARRFGPAFVLPTIGDLERMDSRNYAAQPESRTTLLPAQERSHARVLQSIIGGAPGGLEGGVIAQLEGRHRAGSGNALRAAVLGASDGLLSNFSLVMGVAGADTSGRSVLIAGLAGLLAGAFSMALGEWISVQSSRELYERQIAIERAELEQHPDEERVELALIYQAKGLPEDQAQALAARLIADRPAALDTLAREELGVDPSELGGSAWEAAISSFLLFALGAIVPVAPFFFIGGPEAAAASVALSALGLFGIGAAITLLTGRSVWYSGARQVLVGLLAAGITFGIGRLIGVSIGG
- a CDS encoding sodium ion-translocating decarboxylase subunit beta, which gives rise to MSAEFFLRLAQGPLNLSWQSLVMLGIAALLFYLAMVRGYEPLLLLPIGAGAMLANLPRSPMLGEEGLLTVLYRAGIENEVFPLLIFIGVGALTDFGPLLENPRVVLLGAAGQFGIFATLMLALVLGFTPNEAASIGIIGAIDGPTSIYVSSLLAPHLLGPITVAAYSYMALVPLIMPPVIRLLTSRRERMIRMPYSQRAISKRTRIIFPIVVTIVVGTLVPFAIPLVGSLMLGNLMRESGVVERLTGAAANELTNIVTLFLGLAIGSTMVGAEFLRLTTLMILVLGILAFAVDTAAGLLFGKLLSLLSRRQINPIIGAAGISAFPMAARVVQRVATEEDFENFLLFHAMGANAAGQIASVVAGGVLLALMGGG